The Acanthopagrus latus isolate v.2019 chromosome 6, fAcaLat1.1, whole genome shotgun sequence genome includes a region encoding these proteins:
- the sycp1 gene encoding synaptonemal complex protein 1 isoform X2, producing the protein MDRDRGFNFKLLVPPRVNNGQVSAVRPQEIIESCGDFMNKLQQGNSKCYDKEQSMPFPNMSMVVPTKPTRQEFPKMKVVPPMEKDMNNCNPGQLYCKLFDEVEKIKCWKVKADSDTVHKERRLQENKRTIETQRKAIQELQFGNESLSLKLEEQISENEDLRNKNNATRNLCNILKDTFERSSKKMHLFESEREETHHILMENSESIQKLIAAFESLRMRAEADQQEMQKVKEDLLQFESLKEKHHQEYNMKEREVAVLQTKLKDKESELQKLLLDLHETQKHCKQLQEETEEQYELLKSLKTERESVLQELHTTEQCCKETEKKHDAIAAMLEKSKEEYAQMIKSKDLNLEELRKVRNQQAEKLEQIQTTIQELQNSLAFETQRASELEDKLVANDMDLKKSSTSLEVTMEQSAKKDGKIKILEDELDKKSKSIESMKGKIDVTEVRVEELTAELLKKTEEVQLLKTEAEAAFAESDELKKACEAAEKAHEDLKQKTKIQVKELKGELITEKEKNKENTFQIDQLRKAIVHHETKYKELLSNFDELQSEKTAIQQQFENASSNAKAILANMKESEDKAAKLTTEIQRVEEENQCLREELNSIKTEIQRETPQNKLEDHCEHLQEEIIGKEKEIKALATKLCNVRKNFEIKLKAQEEYKKENKMLKKQIAKETAKFSQLENEVNGLQEESQKLRRLNKEDYLKFQRELESKSTFAEELKNEVQKLKVTAAEAVKNKEDAELKCQHKIADMVALMEKHKSQYDRMVEQKDAELDENRKKEREAVACRKSLEVDLEKHKTDKDQLKQQLKTEVAEKENLQKELTDLKNEMSSMKSSQLSEVINKQSPASNYKQGKSSVTPKESSAKRHVFSFSKTRKTPSYSKDDGNAAVMKKADSDCDFIKTSARTTPKTKKIQNGNPETPSIMTNRVGGTSKIKSYRIRTPPSSLTACWEKNTIELDPRSDSSDQNDILSFAHAPAPKSSAPTSKLNSLQNIQSPVSHKSPGNSLKLAAMKRMRDAGWTAVTGCDKKKKKSSERVFA; encoded by the exons ATGGACAGAGACCGGGGTTTTAACTTCAAACTGTTGGTACCTCCCAGAGTGAATAATGGACAGGTATCTGCTGTTCGACCTCAGGAAATCATTGAGAGTTGTGGTGATTTCATGAATAAGTTGCAGCAG GGTAACAGTAAATGTTATGACAAAGAGCAGAGCATGCCTTTCCCCAATATGAGCATGGTTGTACCAACAAAACCTACCAGACAAG AGTTTCCTAAGATGAAAGTCGTGCCACCAATGGAAAAAGACATG AACAATTGCAATCCTGGACAGCTTTATTGCAAGCTGTTTGATGAAGTTGAGAAAATTAAGTGTTGGAAGGTCAAAGCTGACAGTGACACTGTGCACAAGGAAAGGAGActacaagaaaacaaaagaacaattGAAACTCAACGCAAAGCCATTCAAGAATTGCAG TTTGGAAATGAAAGTCTCAGCTTAAAGCTGGAGGAACAGATCAGTGAGAATGAGGATTTGAGGAACAA GAACAATGCAACAAGGAACTTGTGCAATATCCTCAAAGATACTTTTGAGCGGTCATCCAAGAAAATGCACTTAT TTGAATCCgaaagagaagaaacacatcACATCTTGATGGAAAATAGTGAAAGCATTCAG AAACTAATTGCAGCTTTTGAAAGCCTTCGTATGCGAGCAGAAGCCGATCAGCAAGAGATGCAAAAAG tCAAGGAGGACCTGCTGCAGTTTGAAAGTCTGAAAGAGAAACATCATCAAGAATATaacatgaaagagagagag GTTGCTGTGCTTCAGACAAAACTCAAGGACAAGGAAAGTGAACTACAAAAACTCTTGCTTGACCTTCATGAAACCCAGAAGCACTGCAAACAGCTTCAAGAAGAAACAG AAGAACAGTATGAACTTCTCAAAAGCTTAAAAACTGAACGAGAATCCGTTCTTCAAGAGCTGCATACCACAGAGCAGTGCTGCAAAGAAACTGAG AAAAAACATGATGCTATTGCTGCAATGCTGGAAAAGAGTAAAGAAGAATATGCACAGATGATTAAAAGCAAAGACTTAAACTTGGAGGAGCTCAGGAAAGTCCGAAATCAACAAGcagagaagctggagcagattCAGACAACAATTCAGGAGCTACAGAATTCACTAGCCTTCGAGACACAGAG GGCCAGTGAACTTGAGGATAAACTTGTGGCAAATGACATGGACcttaaaaaaagcagcacatcttTAG AAGTGACCATGGAGCAGAGTGCAAAGAAAGATGGGAAGATCAAAATACTTGAAGATGAACTG gacaaaaaatcaaaatccattGAGTCTATGAAGGGCAAGATTGATGTCACTGAAGTCAGAGTGGAGGAACTCACAGCTGAGCTTTTGAAGAAAACTGAAGAAGTCCAGCTATTAAAG ACTGAAGCAGAGGCTGCCTTTGCTGAAAGTGATGAACTGAAGAAGGCTTGTGAAGCTGCTGAAAAGGCACACGAAGATTTAAAGCAGAAGACTAAA ATCCAAGTAAAGGAGCTAAAGGGAGAGCTAAttactgaaaaagagaaaaataaagaaaacacctTTCAGATTGATCAACTGAGGAAAGCCATTGTGCACCATGA AACAAAGTACAAAGAGCTCTTGTCTAACTTTGATGAGCTGCAGTCTGAGAAGACAGCCATTCAACAGCAGTTTGAGAATGCATCATCTAATGCGAAAGCTATTCTGGCTAACATGAAG GAGAGTGAGGATAAGGCTGCAAAGCTCACAACAGAAATTCAAAGAGTGGAAGAAGAAAACCAATGTTTACG AGAGGAATTAAACTCCATTAAAACTGAAATCCAAAGGGAGACTCCGCAGAATAAACTTGAAGATCAT TGCGAACATCTGCAGGAGGAAATtataggaaaagaaaaagaaatcaaagctCTGGCAACAAAG ctcTGCAATGTCAGGAAAAATTTTGAAATCAAGCTCAAAGCCCAGGAGGAATACAAGAAAGAA aataaaatgctTAAGAAACAAATAGCGAAAGAGACTGCAAAATTCAGTCAACTTGAAAATGAG gTCAATGGTCTTCAAGAGGAGTCCCAGAAACTTAGGAGACTGAACAAGGAAGACTATCTGAAATTCCAGAGGGAGCTTGAGTCCAAGTCAACCTTTGCAGAAGAGCTTAAGAATGAG GTACAAAAGCTCaaagtaacagcagcagaggctgtCAAGAACAAGGAAGACGCAGAACTCAAGTGTCAACACAAGATAGCAGATATGGTCgcactgatggaaaaacacaag AGCCAGTATGACCGGATGGTTGAACAAAAGGATGCAGAGCTTGATGAgaacaggaagaaagagagagaggctgtggcCTGTAGGAAATCACTG GAAGTGGATCTTGAGAAGCACAAGACTGATAAAGATCAGCTGAAgcaacagctgaagacagaagTGGCAGAGAAG GAAAACCTCCAGAAAGAGCTCACTGATTTGAAGAATGAAATGTCATCCATGAAAAGCTCTCAGCTGTCAGAAGTGATAAACAAGCAG TCACCTGCCTCAAACTATAAACAAGGGAAGAGTTCAGTGACTCCAAAAGAGAGCTCTGCAAAGAGACATGTGTTTAGCTTCTCCAAGACCAGGAAAACTCCCTCCTACAGCAAGGATGATGGAAATGCTGCAGTTATGAAGAAAGCT GACTCTGACTGTGACTTCATCAAAACATCAGCTAGAACAACACCAAAGACCAAG AAAATTCAAAATGGAAACCCGGAAACCCCAAGTATAATGACAAACAGGGTTGGCGGAACATCAAAGATCAAA TCCTACAGAATTAGAACACCTCCTTCTTCTCTGACTGCGTGCTGGGAGAAGAACACCATAGAGCTTGACCCCAGGTCTGACAGCTCTGATCAAAATGATATCTTG AGCTTTGCACATGCACCTGCGCCAAAGTCTTCTGCTCCAACCTCCAAACTCAACAGCTTGCAAAAC ATTCAGAGCCCTGTCAGTCATAAATCACCAGGGAACTCCTTGAAGCTTGCTGCAATGAAAAGGATGAGAGATGCTGGTTGGACAGCTGTAACTggctgtgacaaaaaaaagaagaagagcagtGAGAGGGTCTTTGCCTAA
- the sycp1 gene encoding synaptonemal complex protein 1 isoform X6, whose amino-acid sequence MDRDRGFNFKLLVPPRVNNGQVSAVRPQEIIESCGDFMNKLQQGNSKCYDKEQSMPFPNMSMVVPTKPTRQEFPKMKVVPPMEKDMNNCNPGQLYCKLFDEVEKIKCWKVKADSDTVHKERRLQENKRTIETQRKAIQELQFGNESLSLKLEEQISENEDLRNKNNATRNLCNILKDTFERSSKKMHLFESEREETHHILMENSESIQKLIAAFESLRMRAEADQQEMQKVKEDLLQFESLKEKHHQEYNMKEREVAVLQTKLKDKESELQKLLLDLHETQKHCKQLQEETEEQYELLKSLKTERESVLQELHTTEQCCKETEKKHDAIAAMLEKSKEEYAQMIKSKDLNLEELRKVRNQQAEKLEQIQTTIQELQNSLAFETQRASELEDKLVANDMDLKKSSTSLEVTMEQSAKKDGKIKILEDELDKKSKSIESMKGKIDVTEVRVEELTAELLKKTEEVQLLKTEAEAAFAESDELKKACEAAEKAHEDLKQKTKVTEESEDKAAKLTTEIQRVEEENQCLREELNSIKTEIQRETPQNKLEDHCEHLQEEIIGKEKEIKALATKLCNVRKNFEIKLKAQEEYKKENKMLKKQIAKETAKFSQLENEVNGLQEESQKLRRLNKEDYLKFQRELESKSTFAEELKNEVQKLKVTAAEAVKNKEDAELKCQHKIADMVALMEKHKSQYDRMVEQKDAELDENRKKEREAVACRKSLEVDLEKHKTDKDQLKQQLKTEVAEKENLQKELTDLKNEMSSMKSSQLSEVINKQSPASNYKQGKSSVTPKESSAKRHVFSFSKTRKTPSYSKDDGNAAVMKKADSDCDFIKTSARTTPKTKKIQNGNPETPSIMTNRVGGTSKIKSYRIRTPPSSLTACWEKNTIELDPRSDSSDQNDILSFAHAPAPKSSAPTSKLNSLQNIQSPVSHKSPGNSLKLAAMKRMRDAGWTAVTGCDKKKKKSSERVFA is encoded by the exons ATGGACAGAGACCGGGGTTTTAACTTCAAACTGTTGGTACCTCCCAGAGTGAATAATGGACAGGTATCTGCTGTTCGACCTCAGGAAATCATTGAGAGTTGTGGTGATTTCATGAATAAGTTGCAGCAG GGTAACAGTAAATGTTATGACAAAGAGCAGAGCATGCCTTTCCCCAATATGAGCATGGTTGTACCAACAAAACCTACCAGACAAG AGTTTCCTAAGATGAAAGTCGTGCCACCAATGGAAAAAGACATG AACAATTGCAATCCTGGACAGCTTTATTGCAAGCTGTTTGATGAAGTTGAGAAAATTAAGTGTTGGAAGGTCAAAGCTGACAGTGACACTGTGCACAAGGAAAGGAGActacaagaaaacaaaagaacaattGAAACTCAACGCAAAGCCATTCAAGAATTGCAG TTTGGAAATGAAAGTCTCAGCTTAAAGCTGGAGGAACAGATCAGTGAGAATGAGGATTTGAGGAACAA GAACAATGCAACAAGGAACTTGTGCAATATCCTCAAAGATACTTTTGAGCGGTCATCCAAGAAAATGCACTTAT TTGAATCCgaaagagaagaaacacatcACATCTTGATGGAAAATAGTGAAAGCATTCAG AAACTAATTGCAGCTTTTGAAAGCCTTCGTATGCGAGCAGAAGCCGATCAGCAAGAGATGCAAAAAG tCAAGGAGGACCTGCTGCAGTTTGAAAGTCTGAAAGAGAAACATCATCAAGAATATaacatgaaagagagagag GTTGCTGTGCTTCAGACAAAACTCAAGGACAAGGAAAGTGAACTACAAAAACTCTTGCTTGACCTTCATGAAACCCAGAAGCACTGCAAACAGCTTCAAGAAGAAACAG AAGAACAGTATGAACTTCTCAAAAGCTTAAAAACTGAACGAGAATCCGTTCTTCAAGAGCTGCATACCACAGAGCAGTGCTGCAAAGAAACTGAG AAAAAACATGATGCTATTGCTGCAATGCTGGAAAAGAGTAAAGAAGAATATGCACAGATGATTAAAAGCAAAGACTTAAACTTGGAGGAGCTCAGGAAAGTCCGAAATCAACAAGcagagaagctggagcagattCAGACAACAATTCAGGAGCTACAGAATTCACTAGCCTTCGAGACACAGAG GGCCAGTGAACTTGAGGATAAACTTGTGGCAAATGACATGGACcttaaaaaaagcagcacatcttTAG AAGTGACCATGGAGCAGAGTGCAAAGAAAGATGGGAAGATCAAAATACTTGAAGATGAACTG gacaaaaaatcaaaatccattGAGTCTATGAAGGGCAAGATTGATGTCACTGAAGTCAGAGTGGAGGAACTCACAGCTGAGCTTTTGAAGAAAACTGAAGAAGTCCAGCTATTAAAG ACTGAAGCAGAGGCTGCCTTTGCTGAAAGTGATGAACTGAAGAAGGCTTGTGAAGCTGCTGAAAAGGCACACGAAGATTTAAAGCAGAAGACTAAAGTGACAGAG GAGAGTGAGGATAAGGCTGCAAAGCTCACAACAGAAATTCAAAGAGTGGAAGAAGAAAACCAATGTTTACG AGAGGAATTAAACTCCATTAAAACTGAAATCCAAAGGGAGACTCCGCAGAATAAACTTGAAGATCAT TGCGAACATCTGCAGGAGGAAATtataggaaaagaaaaagaaatcaaagctCTGGCAACAAAG ctcTGCAATGTCAGGAAAAATTTTGAAATCAAGCTCAAAGCCCAGGAGGAATACAAGAAAGAA aataaaatgctTAAGAAACAAATAGCGAAAGAGACTGCAAAATTCAGTCAACTTGAAAATGAG gTCAATGGTCTTCAAGAGGAGTCCCAGAAACTTAGGAGACTGAACAAGGAAGACTATCTGAAATTCCAGAGGGAGCTTGAGTCCAAGTCAACCTTTGCAGAAGAGCTTAAGAATGAG GTACAAAAGCTCaaagtaacagcagcagaggctgtCAAGAACAAGGAAGACGCAGAACTCAAGTGTCAACACAAGATAGCAGATATGGTCgcactgatggaaaaacacaag AGCCAGTATGACCGGATGGTTGAACAAAAGGATGCAGAGCTTGATGAgaacaggaagaaagagagagaggctgtggcCTGTAGGAAATCACTG GAAGTGGATCTTGAGAAGCACAAGACTGATAAAGATCAGCTGAAgcaacagctgaagacagaagTGGCAGAGAAG GAAAACCTCCAGAAAGAGCTCACTGATTTGAAGAATGAAATGTCATCCATGAAAAGCTCTCAGCTGTCAGAAGTGATAAACAAGCAG TCACCTGCCTCAAACTATAAACAAGGGAAGAGTTCAGTGACTCCAAAAGAGAGCTCTGCAAAGAGACATGTGTTTAGCTTCTCCAAGACCAGGAAAACTCCCTCCTACAGCAAGGATGATGGAAATGCTGCAGTTATGAAGAAAGCT GACTCTGACTGTGACTTCATCAAAACATCAGCTAGAACAACACCAAAGACCAAG AAAATTCAAAATGGAAACCCGGAAACCCCAAGTATAATGACAAACAGGGTTGGCGGAACATCAAAGATCAAA TCCTACAGAATTAGAACACCTCCTTCTTCTCTGACTGCGTGCTGGGAGAAGAACACCATAGAGCTTGACCCCAGGTCTGACAGCTCTGATCAAAATGATATCTTG AGCTTTGCACATGCACCTGCGCCAAAGTCTTCTGCTCCAACCTCCAAACTCAACAGCTTGCAAAAC ATTCAGAGCCCTGTCAGTCATAAATCACCAGGGAACTCCTTGAAGCTTGCTGCAATGAAAAGGATGAGAGATGCTGGTTGGACAGCTGTAACTggctgtgacaaaaaaaagaagaagagcagtGAGAGGGTCTTTGCCTAA
- the sycp1 gene encoding synaptonemal complex protein 1 isoform X3: MDRDRGFNFKLLVPPRVNNGQVSAVRPQEIIESCGDFMNKLQQGNSKCYDKEQSMPFPNMSMVVPTKPTRQEFPKMKVVPPMEKDMNNCNPGQLYCKLFDEVEKIKCWKVKADSDTVHKERRLQENKRTIETQRKAIQELQFGNESLSLKLEEQISENEDLRNKNNATRNLCNILKDTFERSSKKMHLFESEREETHHILMENSESIQKLIAAFESLRMRAEADQQEMQKVKEDLLQFESLKEKHHQEYNMKEREVAVLQTKLKDKESELQKLLLDLHETQKHCKQLQEETEEQYELLKSLKTERESVLQELHTTEQCCKETEKKHDAIAAMLEKSKEEYAQMIKSKDLNLEELRKVRNQQAEKLEQIQTTIQELQNSLAFETQRASELEDKLVANDMDLKKSSTSLEVTMEQSAKKDGKIKILEDELDKKSKSIESMKGKIDVTEVRVEELTAELLKKTEEVQLLKTEAEAAFAESDELKKACEAAEKAHEDLKQKTKVTEIQVKELKGELITEKEKNKENTFQIDQLRKAIVHHETKYKELLSNFDELQSEKTAIQQQFENASSNAKAILANMKESEDKAAKLTTEIQRVEEENQCLREELNSIKTEIQRETPQNKLEDHCEHLQEEIIGKEKEIKALATKLCNVRKNFEIKLKAQEEYKKEVNGLQEESQKLRRLNKEDYLKFQRELESKSTFAEELKNEVQKLKVTAAEAVKNKEDAELKCQHKIADMVALMEKHKSQYDRMVEQKDAELDENRKKEREAVACRKSLEVDLEKHKTDKDQLKQQLKTEVAEKENLQKELTDLKNEMSSMKSSQLSEVINKQSPASNYKQGKSSVTPKESSAKRHVFSFSKTRKTPSYSKDDGNAAVMKKADSDCDFIKTSARTTPKTKKIQNGNPETPSIMTNRVGGTSKIKSYRIRTPPSSLTACWEKNTIELDPRSDSSDQNDILSFAHAPAPKSSAPTSKLNSLQNIQSPVSHKSPGNSLKLAAMKRMRDAGWTAVTGCDKKKKKSSERVFA, from the exons ATGGACAGAGACCGGGGTTTTAACTTCAAACTGTTGGTACCTCCCAGAGTGAATAATGGACAGGTATCTGCTGTTCGACCTCAGGAAATCATTGAGAGTTGTGGTGATTTCATGAATAAGTTGCAGCAG GGTAACAGTAAATGTTATGACAAAGAGCAGAGCATGCCTTTCCCCAATATGAGCATGGTTGTACCAACAAAACCTACCAGACAAG AGTTTCCTAAGATGAAAGTCGTGCCACCAATGGAAAAAGACATG AACAATTGCAATCCTGGACAGCTTTATTGCAAGCTGTTTGATGAAGTTGAGAAAATTAAGTGTTGGAAGGTCAAAGCTGACAGTGACACTGTGCACAAGGAAAGGAGActacaagaaaacaaaagaacaattGAAACTCAACGCAAAGCCATTCAAGAATTGCAG TTTGGAAATGAAAGTCTCAGCTTAAAGCTGGAGGAACAGATCAGTGAGAATGAGGATTTGAGGAACAA GAACAATGCAACAAGGAACTTGTGCAATATCCTCAAAGATACTTTTGAGCGGTCATCCAAGAAAATGCACTTAT TTGAATCCgaaagagaagaaacacatcACATCTTGATGGAAAATAGTGAAAGCATTCAG AAACTAATTGCAGCTTTTGAAAGCCTTCGTATGCGAGCAGAAGCCGATCAGCAAGAGATGCAAAAAG tCAAGGAGGACCTGCTGCAGTTTGAAAGTCTGAAAGAGAAACATCATCAAGAATATaacatgaaagagagagag GTTGCTGTGCTTCAGACAAAACTCAAGGACAAGGAAAGTGAACTACAAAAACTCTTGCTTGACCTTCATGAAACCCAGAAGCACTGCAAACAGCTTCAAGAAGAAACAG AAGAACAGTATGAACTTCTCAAAAGCTTAAAAACTGAACGAGAATCCGTTCTTCAAGAGCTGCATACCACAGAGCAGTGCTGCAAAGAAACTGAG AAAAAACATGATGCTATTGCTGCAATGCTGGAAAAGAGTAAAGAAGAATATGCACAGATGATTAAAAGCAAAGACTTAAACTTGGAGGAGCTCAGGAAAGTCCGAAATCAACAAGcagagaagctggagcagattCAGACAACAATTCAGGAGCTACAGAATTCACTAGCCTTCGAGACACAGAG GGCCAGTGAACTTGAGGATAAACTTGTGGCAAATGACATGGACcttaaaaaaagcagcacatcttTAG AAGTGACCATGGAGCAGAGTGCAAAGAAAGATGGGAAGATCAAAATACTTGAAGATGAACTG gacaaaaaatcaaaatccattGAGTCTATGAAGGGCAAGATTGATGTCACTGAAGTCAGAGTGGAGGAACTCACAGCTGAGCTTTTGAAGAAAACTGAAGAAGTCCAGCTATTAAAG ACTGAAGCAGAGGCTGCCTTTGCTGAAAGTGATGAACTGAAGAAGGCTTGTGAAGCTGCTGAAAAGGCACACGAAGATTTAAAGCAGAAGACTAAAGTGACAGAG ATCCAAGTAAAGGAGCTAAAGGGAGAGCTAAttactgaaaaagagaaaaataaagaaaacacctTTCAGATTGATCAACTGAGGAAAGCCATTGTGCACCATGA AACAAAGTACAAAGAGCTCTTGTCTAACTTTGATGAGCTGCAGTCTGAGAAGACAGCCATTCAACAGCAGTTTGAGAATGCATCATCTAATGCGAAAGCTATTCTGGCTAACATGAAG GAGAGTGAGGATAAGGCTGCAAAGCTCACAACAGAAATTCAAAGAGTGGAAGAAGAAAACCAATGTTTACG AGAGGAATTAAACTCCATTAAAACTGAAATCCAAAGGGAGACTCCGCAGAATAAACTTGAAGATCAT TGCGAACATCTGCAGGAGGAAATtataggaaaagaaaaagaaatcaaagctCTGGCAACAAAG ctcTGCAATGTCAGGAAAAATTTTGAAATCAAGCTCAAAGCCCAGGAGGAATACAAGAAAGAA gTCAATGGTCTTCAAGAGGAGTCCCAGAAACTTAGGAGACTGAACAAGGAAGACTATCTGAAATTCCAGAGGGAGCTTGAGTCCAAGTCAACCTTTGCAGAAGAGCTTAAGAATGAG GTACAAAAGCTCaaagtaacagcagcagaggctgtCAAGAACAAGGAAGACGCAGAACTCAAGTGTCAACACAAGATAGCAGATATGGTCgcactgatggaaaaacacaag AGCCAGTATGACCGGATGGTTGAACAAAAGGATGCAGAGCTTGATGAgaacaggaagaaagagagagaggctgtggcCTGTAGGAAATCACTG GAAGTGGATCTTGAGAAGCACAAGACTGATAAAGATCAGCTGAAgcaacagctgaagacagaagTGGCAGAGAAG GAAAACCTCCAGAAAGAGCTCACTGATTTGAAGAATGAAATGTCATCCATGAAAAGCTCTCAGCTGTCAGAAGTGATAAACAAGCAG TCACCTGCCTCAAACTATAAACAAGGGAAGAGTTCAGTGACTCCAAAAGAGAGCTCTGCAAAGAGACATGTGTTTAGCTTCTCCAAGACCAGGAAAACTCCCTCCTACAGCAAGGATGATGGAAATGCTGCAGTTATGAAGAAAGCT GACTCTGACTGTGACTTCATCAAAACATCAGCTAGAACAACACCAAAGACCAAG AAAATTCAAAATGGAAACCCGGAAACCCCAAGTATAATGACAAACAGGGTTGGCGGAACATCAAAGATCAAA TCCTACAGAATTAGAACACCTCCTTCTTCTCTGACTGCGTGCTGGGAGAAGAACACCATAGAGCTTGACCCCAGGTCTGACAGCTCTGATCAAAATGATATCTTG AGCTTTGCACATGCACCTGCGCCAAAGTCTTCTGCTCCAACCTCCAAACTCAACAGCTTGCAAAAC ATTCAGAGCCCTGTCAGTCATAAATCACCAGGGAACTCCTTGAAGCTTGCTGCAATGAAAAGGATGAGAGATGCTGGTTGGACAGCTGTAACTggctgtgacaaaaaaaagaagaagagcagtGAGAGGGTCTTTGCCTAA